Proteins encoded together in one Candidatus Nitrosocaldus cavascurensis window:
- a CDS encoding aspartate kinase yields MTKLTIAKFGGNTLGIDGSNIPHVLNRIKSMLAEHDKVVAVFSAPFTTYNGKTRSLTDIAIEIGKSYASSEPVDIDVLKDVYERIASRYMDEQNRVEFLQRLDRFHKHVIIALKQAAEYRRFVDVTRARALAYSGELVMADAMHHIMKSSGLKSCNIEFSDWPIITDDNFEAANFLLDASRSSSKALRDMLNAYDVVCIGGFIGKTMDGLEATYERGGSDRTAADLAILLHDAYSITLSFEKDSSVLSADPKVVKDGLEHVPMLSYNEAELAGMFGMKILDPIAIKDIEDAGIDVEIRVTNMNRPEDYTSIVRHPDSSKGNPIKIVTGRKRCCMLRMQSEMAWHLKVHLLKDRRYNEFVQLSPYLKDHTEYARLLFLDAEFVKRYERHIRAYDGNASIVYGRGVITLIGDEMWRVPNVAAMASSTVGEYGINILNMDAQEETSRIVIVVEDSGSNVDDAVRAIHAKRSMYSTLATD; encoded by the coding sequence ATGACTAAATTAACTATAGCAAAGTTTGGAGGCAATACCCTAGGTATAGATGGTAGTAATATACCCCATGTACTGAACAGGATCAAGAGCATGCTTGCTGAACATGACAAGGTAGTTGCAGTATTCTCAGCCCCATTCACAACATACAATGGCAAGACAAGGTCGCTCACAGATATTGCAATAGAGATAGGCAAGAGTTATGCCTCATCAGAGCCAGTGGATATAGATGTTCTCAAGGATGTGTATGAGCGTATAGCAAGTAGGTATATGGATGAGCAGAATAGGGTAGAGTTCCTTCAGAGGCTTGATAGGTTCCATAAGCACGTTATAATAGCATTAAAGCAGGCAGCAGAATACAGAAGGTTCGTTGATGTAACAAGGGCTAGGGCACTAGCCTATAGTGGAGAGTTGGTTATGGCAGATGCTATGCACCACATCATGAAGAGTTCAGGGCTTAAATCATGTAACATTGAGTTCAGTGACTGGCCTATAATAACTGATGATAACTTTGAGGCAGCAAACTTCCTGCTAGATGCTAGTAGGAGCAGTAGCAAGGCATTGAGGGATATGCTCAATGCATATGATGTTGTATGCATAGGAGGATTCATAGGCAAAACTATGGATGGGTTGGAGGCTACGTATGAACGGGGAGGCTCTGATAGGACAGCAGCAGACCTTGCTATACTACTGCATGATGCTTACTCCATAACCTTGAGCTTTGAGAAGGATAGTTCAGTGCTTAGCGCTGATCCCAAGGTTGTTAAGGATGGATTAGAGCATGTACCAATGCTATCATACAACGAGGCTGAACTTGCTGGCATGTTCGGCATGAAGATACTCGACCCTATAGCTATCAAGGATATAGAGGATGCTGGCATAGATGTGGAGATAAGGGTTACAAACATGAATAGGCCAGAGGATTATACAAGTATAGTAAGGCATCCAGATAGCAGTAAAGGTAACCCAATAAAGATAGTTACAGGGAGGAAGAGATGCTGTATGCTTAGGATGCAGAGCGAGATGGCATGGCACCTTAAAGTACACTTGCTCAAGGATAGAAGGTATAACGAGTTTGTGCAGTTGAGTCCATACTTGAAGGACCATACAGAGTATGCTAGGCTACTCTTCCTAGATGCTGAGTTTGTGAAGCGATATGAGAGGCATATAAGGGCATATGATGGCAATGCATCAATAGTTTATGGGCGAGGTGTAATAACCTTGATAGGGGATGAGATGTGGAGGGTTCCAAACGTTGCTGCAATGGCTAGCAGTACTGTAGGAGAGTATGGGATAAACATACTCAACATGGATGCGCAAGAGGAGACATCAAGGATAGTCATAGTTGTTGAAGACTCTGGAAGTAATGTTGATGATGCTGTAAGAGCAATACATGCAAAGAGATCCATGTACTCTACACTTGCTACAGACTAA
- a CDS encoding branched-chain amino acid transaminase — protein sequence MKIWMNGMLVDAEDAKIHLLTHALHYATGIFEGIRCYDSGTGNGAFIFRLHDHIKRFFSSAKIYLMDLRYGFDEMIDAVIETVKVNGLRSCYIRPIAYYSYGKMGVNPLPNRVDVAIAIWQWDEYLSSEQGIRCMVSSWRRIDARTMPVGAKATANYANSALARIEALKNGFDEAIMLNINGMVAEASAENVFIVRDGVICTPPTTDGALAGITRDTVLQIAKHEGIMYEVRSISRDELYLADEVFLTGTAAGIKPVVMIDNRKVGDGNVGVITKRLKSMYEDVVRGRDERFIKWLTYVEMYS from the coding sequence ATGAAGATATGGATGAATGGTATGCTTGTTGATGCTGAGGATGCTAAGATACATCTTCTAACACATGCCTTACATTATGCAACTGGCATATTTGAGGGTATAAGATGTTATGATTCTGGTACTGGTAATGGTGCATTCATATTCAGATTGCATGATCATATAAAGAGGTTCTTCTCTAGCGCAAAGATATACCTCATGGATTTAAGGTATGGTTTTGATGAGATGATCGATGCTGTTATAGAGACTGTTAAGGTGAATGGGTTGAGGAGTTGCTACATAAGACCAATAGCATACTACTCATATGGTAAGATGGGAGTTAATCCATTACCTAATAGGGTTGATGTTGCTATAGCAATATGGCAGTGGGATGAGTACTTGAGTAGTGAGCAAGGGATAAGGTGCATGGTCTCTTCATGGCGTAGAATAGATGCTAGAACCATGCCGGTTGGTGCAAAGGCAACAGCAAACTATGCAAACTCTGCTCTAGCAAGGATAGAAGCATTGAAGAATGGTTTTGATGAGGCTATAATGCTTAACATAAATGGTATGGTTGCAGAGGCAAGTGCAGAGAATGTATTCATAGTTAGAGATGGTGTTATATGCACTCCTCCAACCACTGATGGTGCATTAGCAGGGATAACAAGGGATACAGTACTCCAGATAGCAAAGCACGAAGGCATAATGTATGAGGTTAGGAGTATAAGCAGGGATGAACTCTATCTTGCAGATGAGGTATTCCTAACTGGTACAGCAGCAGGGATAAAGCCAGTAGTTATGATAGATAACAGGAAGGTTGGGGATGGTAATGTAGGGGTGATTACTAAGAGGCTTAAGAGCATGTATGAGGATGTTGTGAGAGGTAGGGATGAGAGGTTCATCAAGTGGTTAACGTATGTTGAGATGTATTCTTAA
- a CDS encoding thioredoxin domain-containing protein — protein MGKRLNRLANETSPYLLQHADNPVDWYPWCEEALRRAREEDKPIFLSIGYSACHWCHVMEHECFEDEEVAKIMNEHYINIKVDREERPDIDDTYQRVCQLVTGTGGWPLSVFLTPDLKPFYVGTYFPKEDRYGLPGFPRLLKYLAELYRSDRAKINRQVEMIMNGLSMLEFKPKVIESMDLTLLDEPAIHLLDDADMINGGFGSAPKFPNAMNLMFLLRYYRMKGISRFLNFVLFTLNKMADGGIHDHIGGGFHRYAVDARWMVPHFEKMLYDNALLAVLYAEAYQISRDGRYMEVMKDTLDYILRDMLSSEHGFCSSQDADSEGEEGKYYTWSMDEVRRLIGDREHAEIFSAYYGISEQGNFEGKNILHISMSIDALASRFNKSRDEVKAILERCRRLLFDARASRVKPARDDKIILAWNALAISAMVKGYKVSGDERYLDTALNAVGMIEDKMAKGSRLKRIYKDGVAKIDAYLDDYSSYINALLDIFEVNPKSIYLERAIAYMEYMLQHFWDSSNDLYYTSDEHERLIVRSKNPYDLSTPSGNSMAALALIRLYHYTHKQEYISKAESILKAYALYAAENPFAYGNMLNVLYLYLKKPIEVTVISDARDGRELWKEFMPECIIVTISKDNLDRLEGIPFFSGKVSIEGKGLTAYVCKEFRCSLPLHSVEEVKKHILEEA, from the coding sequence ATGGGGAAGAGGCTTAACAGGCTTGCAAATGAGACTAGCCCGTATCTTCTCCAACATGCAGATAACCCTGTAGACTGGTATCCATGGTGTGAAGAGGCATTGAGGAGGGCTAGAGAGGAGGATAAGCCCATATTCCTAAGCATAGGGTATAGTGCGTGCCACTGGTGCCATGTTATGGAGCATGAGTGCTTTGAGGATGAAGAGGTAGCGAAGATAATGAATGAGCACTACATAAACATAAAGGTTGACAGGGAGGAGAGGCCTGATATAGATGATACCTACCAAAGAGTATGCCAACTTGTAACAGGTACAGGAGGATGGCCATTGAGTGTATTCCTAACACCAGATCTCAAGCCATTCTACGTTGGCACATACTTCCCGAAGGAGGACCGTTATGGACTCCCAGGCTTCCCAAGGCTACTCAAGTACCTTGCTGAACTATACAGGAGTGATAGGGCTAAGATAAACAGACAGGTTGAGATGATAATGAATGGTCTAAGCATGCTTGAGTTTAAGCCAAAGGTAATAGAGAGTATGGATCTAACCCTGCTTGATGAACCTGCAATCCATCTGCTGGATGATGCTGATATGATCAATGGTGGCTTTGGTAGTGCACCAAAGTTCCCAAATGCTATGAACCTCATGTTCCTCCTTAGATACTACAGGATGAAGGGTATAAGCAGGTTCCTTAACTTCGTGCTATTTACATTAAACAAGATGGCAGATGGAGGGATACATGACCATATAGGGGGAGGGTTCCATAGGTATGCTGTAGATGCTAGATGGATGGTTCCTCACTTTGAGAAGATGCTCTACGATAATGCTTTGCTTGCAGTGCTGTATGCTGAAGCATATCAGATAAGCAGGGATGGAAGGTACATGGAGGTTATGAAGGATACTCTGGATTACATACTTAGGGATATGCTAAGCAGTGAGCATGGGTTCTGCTCATCCCAAGATGCAGACTCTGAGGGTGAGGAAGGCAAGTACTATACGTGGAGTATGGATGAGGTTAGGAGGCTTATAGGAGATAGAGAGCATGCTGAGATCTTCTCTGCATACTATGGGATCAGTGAGCAGGGTAACTTTGAGGGCAAGAATATACTGCATATAAGCATGAGTATAGATGCATTAGCATCAAGATTCAACAAGAGTAGGGATGAGGTTAAGGCTATACTAGAGAGGTGTAGAAGGCTTCTATTCGATGCTAGAGCATCAAGGGTAAAGCCAGCAAGGGATGATAAGATAATACTTGCATGGAATGCACTTGCAATCTCTGCAATGGTAAAGGGATACAAGGTATCTGGTGATGAGAGGTACCTTGATACTGCATTAAATGCAGTAGGGATGATAGAGGATAAGATGGCTAAAGGCTCTAGGCTGAAGAGGATATACAAGGATGGTGTAGCAAAGATAGATGCTTACCTTGATGATTACTCATCATACATAAATGCACTACTAGACATCTTTGAAGTAAACCCAAAGAGCATATACCTAGAGAGGGCAATAGCATACATGGAGTATATGCTCCAGCACTTCTGGGATTCTAGCAATGATCTCTACTACACATCTGATGAGCATGAACGGTTGATAGTAAGGAGCAAGAATCCTTATGATCTTTCAACACCATCAGGCAACTCAATGGCTGCACTAGCACTCATCAGACTCTACCATTACACCCATAAGCAGGAGTACATCTCAAAGGCAGAGAGTATACTTAAAGCATATGCACTTTATGCAGCAGAGAACCCCTTCGCATATGGAAATATGCTCAACGTACTCTACCTTTACCTGAAGAAGCCCATAGAGGTTACTGTGATAAGTGATGCTAGAGATGGAAGGGAGTTATGGAAGGAGTTCATGCCAGAGTGTATAATAGTTACCATCAGCAAGGATAATCTTGATAGGCTAGAAGGCATACCATTCTTCTCTGGCAAAGTATCAATAGAGGGCAAGGGTTTGACAGCATACGTATGCAAGGAGTTCAGATGCTCCTTGCCATTGCATAGCGTTGAGGAGGTGAAGAAGCATATTCTGGAAGAGGCATAG
- a CDS encoding GIY-YIG nuclease family protein, with amino-acid sequence MDSACRHRIRIGSLGMVMLTPGIYAYVGSAMNSLKTRIKRHASISKRLRWHIDYLTTHGCAKVISAVYAATDRRVECMLSCYLAEQHHAPFKGFGSSDCSCYSHLYLVNGLDDVLAVFKRCNLDAVVLYEEQ; translated from the coding sequence GTGGACTCTGCATGTAGACATAGGATTAGGATAGGCTCTTTAGGTATGGTGATGCTTACTCCTGGTATCTATGCATATGTAGGCTCTGCTATGAACTCACTCAAAACAAGGATCAAGAGGCATGCATCAATTAGCAAGAGGTTGAGATGGCATATAGATTATCTTACCACACATGGATGTGCAAAGGTTATAAGTGCAGTATATGCAGCAACTGATAGAAGAGTAGAGTGTATGCTTAGTTGCTATCTAGCAGAGCAGCATCATGCTCCATTCAAGGGGTTTGGATCATCTGACTGCTCATGCTACTCACACCTCTACCTTGTTAATGGATTGGATGATGTTCTTGCTGTATTCAAGAGGTGCAACCTTGATGCAGTTGTGTTGTATGAAGAGCAGTAA
- a CDS encoding NAD(P)/FAD-dependent oxidoreductase: MHHDIIVVGGGVAGLSAALFIARQGSDVLVLSQDLGGQLNLIPKLENYPGIILTSGELLARTLEQQVLTFGGKIRYERVESVDAIDDGFKVISNEREYTCKALILALGKVPRELGVEGERRFLGRGLTYATKSEAPFYQGRMVATTGVGNYLVESALLLSRFARKVYVIYRTSKMAGDKEMIEALERKDNIEYVPNSEVIALDGDERLRSITIRDQSGGTKRLEVDGLFVEMGYKVYIEFVKHLVRINQRGEIEVNEYCETSYKGIFAAGDATNVPYKQVIVAAGEGAKAAISAYNYLQRLAGKPGIKADWRKSIGAQVYNF, translated from the coding sequence GTGCATCATGATATAATAGTGGTTGGAGGGGGTGTAGCAGGACTATCTGCAGCATTATTCATTGCAAGACAGGGTTCAGATGTTCTAGTACTCTCTCAAGATCTTGGAGGACAACTCAACCTCATACCCAAGCTTGAGAACTATCCTGGAATAATCCTTACTAGTGGGGAGTTGCTTGCTAGAACACTAGAGCAGCAAGTACTCACATTTGGTGGTAAGATAAGGTATGAGAGGGTTGAGAGTGTTGATGCTATAGATGATGGATTTAAGGTTATAAGCAATGAGAGGGAGTATACATGTAAGGCATTGATACTTGCTTTAGGCAAGGTGCCAAGGGAGCTTGGGGTTGAAGGTGAGAGGAGGTTTCTAGGTAGAGGCTTGACATACGCTACCAAGTCTGAGGCACCATTCTATCAAGGTAGGATGGTTGCTACAACTGGAGTTGGTAACTACCTTGTAGAGTCAGCGCTTCTGCTTAGCAGGTTTGCAAGGAAGGTATACGTTATATACAGAACTAGCAAGATGGCTGGAGATAAAGAGATGATCGAAGCACTAGAGAGGAAGGATAACATAGAGTATGTACCAAACAGTGAGGTCATTGCTCTAGATGGGGATGAGAGGCTTAGGAGTATAACCATAAGAGACCAATCTGGAGGCACAAAGAGGTTAGAGGTTGATGGTCTATTTGTTGAGATGGGCTACAAGGTGTATATCGAGTTTGTTAAACATCTTGTAAGGATCAATCAGAGAGGAGAGATAGAGGTTAATGAGTATTGTGAGACATCATACAAGGGTATATTTGCTGCTGGTGATGCTACTAACGTGCCTTACAAGCAGGTTATAGTTGCTGCTGGAGAGGGTGCCAAAGCAGCAATATCAGCATACAACTATCTGCAGAGGCTTGCTGGTAAGCCAGGGATAAAGGCTGATTGGAGGAAGAGTATAGGGGCACAGGTGTACAACTTTTAA
- a CDS encoding inositol monophosphatase family protein: MDSIMSMLHDICMNVRSKVSKMSREEAGISLARGAGGDITKKIDKVGEDAALEVVREYDVSCKVLSEEAGLVDSGRKGRGGADANASNDDGSCIIVLDAIDGTTNAVRGIPFYSCSVAYATSDRLSSVTHAAVMDLTSGDIYYAVRGNGAYMNGSRIKTVNTSNDRAGYVIGINLSGISIDKLKRMSSILAMTNHIRQFGSNALEMCLLARGLLDAYIDVRGKIRVTDIAAACLIIVEAGGIVVDEHLNMLDAPLSLDARLSFIASADKSMLNYIFSSIASS; this comes from the coding sequence ATGGATAGCATCATGAGCATGCTCCATGATATATGCATGAATGTTAGGAGCAAGGTTAGCAAGATGAGCAGGGAAGAGGCAGGCATATCCCTAGCAAGGGGTGCTGGAGGTGATATTACGAAGAAGATAGACAAGGTTGGTGAGGATGCTGCACTGGAAGTAGTTAGAGAGTACGATGTGAGTTGTAAAGTGCTGAGCGAAGAGGCTGGGCTTGTAGATAGTGGTAGGAAGGGAAGGGGAGGGGCTGATGCCAATGCTAGCAATGATGATGGTAGTTGTATCATAGTACTTGATGCAATAGATGGTACAACTAATGCAGTTAGAGGTATACCATTCTACTCCTGCTCTGTAGCATATGCAACATCAGATAGGTTGAGCAGTGTTACACATGCAGCGGTTATGGACCTTACAAGTGGTGATATATACTATGCTGTAAGGGGCAATGGTGCATACATGAATGGCTCAAGGATAAAGACTGTAAATACAAGCAATGATAGGGCTGGATACGTGATAGGCATAAACCTCTCTGGTATAAGCATAGATAAACTCAAGAGGATGAGCAGTATACTTGCTATGACCAATCATATAAGACAGTTCGGCTCAAACGCATTGGAGATGTGCTTACTTGCTAGAGGTTTGCTTGATGCGTACATAGATGTTAGGGGGAAGATAAGGGTTACTGATATAGCTGCTGCTTGCCTAATAATAGTTGAGGCTGGAGGGATAGTTGTGGATGAGCATCTCAATATGCTTGATGCACCATTGAGTTTGGATGCTAGACTATCATTCATAGCATCTGCAGATAAGAGTATGCTCAATTACATATTTAGCAGTATCGCTTCTTCATGA
- a CDS encoding radical SAM protein — MLGKSSTNKYEQSIVILCKVMGRDFGSLWIWKEGNVRDRLGWYYSVATNSMPAKYLICKRVPVDPSIYNMDIDSLWKEYDTALERFIRLWSDVRSRSITIRDLPIAKVNLLDLLLAIVKGSLHACNFCRWQCKVDRTTGGKLGACKLEAESRVSTFFHHMGEEIVFRGIKGSGTIFFTSCNMRCAFCQNGDISTDRFNGSVVTPYMIALMAYKLRLEGCHNINWVGGEPTIHLHNIVEAIHEMSRFIINKVRYEDELFVIKSINADMPYRYSMSSSNAYYGDEFNVPQLWNSNFFMSREALNVLRCIMDVWLPDLKFGSNKCSLRLARTPWYWETVTSNIKQVHCWDEDMVIRHLIMPGHVKCCTKPVLEWVADNMPEVLINIMDQYRPENYCDPYSPNYDPAYKDMARFPSKQEIDEAYRYAKELGLNFEMITFEKHFLR, encoded by the coding sequence GTGTTAGGGAAGAGTTCTACCAATAAATATGAGCAAAGCATAGTTATACTGTGTAAGGTCATGGGAAGGGACTTTGGTTCACTATGGATATGGAAGGAGGGTAATGTTAGGGATAGGCTTGGTTGGTACTATTCTGTAGCAACTAACAGCATGCCAGCAAAGTATCTGATATGCAAGAGGGTGCCAGTAGATCCTAGCATATATAACATGGATATCGATAGTCTTTGGAAGGAGTATGATACTGCACTTGAGAGGTTCATAAGGCTATGGTCTGATGTTAGGAGCAGGAGTATAACGATTAGAGATCTGCCTATAGCAAAGGTAAACCTGCTAGATCTACTCCTTGCCATAGTGAAAGGATCATTACATGCATGTAACTTCTGCAGATGGCAGTGCAAGGTTGATAGAACTACTGGAGGTAAGTTAGGTGCATGCAAGTTAGAGGCTGAGAGTAGGGTTAGTACGTTCTTCCATCACATGGGGGAGGAGATAGTATTTAGAGGTATTAAAGGTTCAGGCACTATCTTCTTCACAAGTTGCAACATGCGATGTGCCTTCTGTCAGAATGGTGATATAAGCACAGATAGGTTCAACGGTAGTGTAGTTACACCATATATGATAGCATTGATGGCATACAAGTTGAGGCTTGAAGGATGTCATAACATAAACTGGGTTGGTGGTGAGCCAACTATACATCTGCATAACATAGTTGAAGCGATACATGAGATGAGTAGGTTCATAATAAACAAGGTAAGGTACGAGGATGAGTTGTTTGTGATAAAGAGCATTAATGCTGATATGCCATATAGGTATTCTATGAGCAGTAGTAATGCATACTATGGGGATGAGTTCAATGTACCGCAGTTGTGGAACTCGAACTTCTTCATGAGTAGAGAAGCACTAAATGTGTTGAGATGCATTATGGATGTATGGCTTCCAGATCTGAAGTTTGGTTCCAACAAGTGCTCATTGAGGCTTGCAAGGACACCATGGTACTGGGAGACGGTAACCAGTAATATAAAGCAGGTTCATTGCTGGGATGAGGATATGGTTATAAGGCATCTGATAATGCCTGGGCATGTTAAGTGCTGCACAAAACCAGTGCTTGAATGGGTTGCAGATAACATGCCTGAAGTGTTGATAAATATAATGGATCAGTACAGGCCTGAGAACTATTGTGATCCATACTCACCCAACTATGATCCAGCATACAAGGATATGGCTAGATTCCCAAGCAAGCAAGAGATAGATGAAGCATATAGATATGCAAAAGAATTAGGCTTGAACTTTGAGATGATAACGTTTGAGAAGCACTTTCTAAGATAA